One Mobula hypostoma chromosome X2, sMobHyp1.1, whole genome shotgun sequence genomic window carries:
- the LOC134340944 gene encoding gastrula zinc finger protein XlCGF57.1-like, with the protein MPFTCSDCGKGFTHSSKLQRHQRVHTGEKPFTCSDCGKGFAQLSNLQTHQRVHTGEKPFTCSDCGRGFIQSNHLLQHQLVHTGERPFTCSDCGKRFLQSSDLLTHQRVHTGERPFTCSKCGKVFARSSVLKEHQRVHTGEKPFTCSECGKVFARSSQLLRHQQIHSGVKPFLCSECGKGFTDAAQLKDHQFVHTVERPFTCSDCGKGFTRRSRLLTHQLDHTGEKPFICSECGKRFTHSAQLKEHQRLHTGEWPFTCSECGKGFAWSSRLKVHQRVHTGEKPFSCSECGKGFTQSSKLVSHYQIHTGEKPFT; encoded by the coding sequence atgccgttcacctgctcagactgtgggaagggcttCACTCACTCCTCCaaactacagagacaccagcgagttcacaccggggagaagccattcacctgctcagactgtgggaagggattcgctcAATTGTCCAACCTACAGacccaccagcgagttcacactggggagaagccattcacctgctcagattgtgggagaGGATTCATTCAGTCAAATCACCTGCTACAACATCagttagttcacactggggagagaccattcacttgttcagactgtgggaagagattccttcagtcatctgacctactgacacaccagcgagttcacactggggagaggccattcacctgctctaaATGTGGAAAGGTATTTGCTCGGTCATCTGTACTGAAGgagcatcagcgagttcacaccggggagaagccgttcacttgCTCTGAATGTGGAAAGGTATTTGCTCGGTCATCTCAGCTCTTGAGACACCAGCAAATCCACTCTGGGGTGAAACCATTcctctgctcagaatgtgggaagggattcaccgaTGCAGCTCAGCTGAAAGATCATCAGTTTGTTCACACtgtggagaggccattcacctgctcagactgtgggaaaggattcactcgccGTTCTCGACTACTGACACACCAGTTagatcacactggggagaaaccattcatctgctcagaatgtgggaagagattcacccaTTCCGctcaactgaaggaacatcagcgacttcacactggggaatggccattcacctgctctgaatgtgggaagggattcgcttGGTCATCTCGACTGAAGgtgcatcagcgagttcacactggggagaaacctttcagctgctctgaatgtgggaagggattcactcagtcatccaaactTGTGAGCCACTAccaaattcacactggggagaaaccgttcacctga
- the LOC134340948 gene encoding probable G-protein coupled receptor 139, with translation MSAMFDRYKSVEKILYLLIAVIGVPVNLAAIVILSRGKCGLSVCTTRYLVAMAAADLLAVVTNVILYRIRTFYFPDSFLSITPVCSVIDSLTFTATDCSVWFTVTFTFDRFVAICCQKLKTKYCTGKTAAVVLTTTGVLFCLKNIPRYFTFEHSVIIDNVPWFCRTINNYFTDPGWMGYDWLDTVLTPFLPFAGILLLNALTVRHILVASRVRKGLKGQSKGENRSDPEMENRRRSVGLLFTLSGSFILLWMAYVVNVIYYQLSGKGSDFSDSEWIFHYVGVLLRNFSCCTNTFIYTVTQSKFREQLIGAVKYPVTSVLQFMNKAAS, from the exons ATGTCTGCAATGTTCGATAGGTACAAAAGTGTGGAGAAAATATTGTACTTGTTGATTGCCGTCATTGGAGTTCCCG tgAATTTAgcggcgattgtgatcctgtcccggggaaagtgcggcctCTCTGTCTGCACTactcgctacctggtggccatggcaGCGGCTGATTTACTGGCCGTTGTCACCAATGTAATTTTATATCGAATCAGAACTTTTTACTTCCCGGACAGTTTTCTGAGCATCACCCCTGTGTGCAGCGTTATCGATTCACTGACGTTCACAGCCACAGActgttctgtctggttcaccgtcaccTTCACCTTTGATCGGTTTGTCGCCATTTGCTGccagaagctgaaaacaaaatattgcaccgggAAAACTGCGGCTGTGGTTCTGACAACAACCGGCGTACTGTTCTGTCTGAAAAACATTCCCCGATACTTCACGTTTGAACACAGCGTGATCATCGACAATGTACCATGGTTTTGTAGAACCATAAACAATTATTTTACTGACCCTGGATGGATGGGATATGACTGGCTCGATACAGTTTTAACTCCGTTCCTCCCTTTCGCTGGGATCCTGCTGCTCAACGCTCTGACAGTCAGACACATTTTAGTGGCCAGTCGGGTCCGTAAGGGGCTGAAGGGTCAGAGCAAGGGGGAGAACcgcagtgacccggagatggagaaCAGGAGGAGGTCTGTGGGTTTACTCTTCACCCTCTCCGGCAGCTTCATCCTCCTGTGGATGGCATACGTTGTAAATGTCATATATTATCAGCTCTCAGGAAAAGGATCTGATTTCAGTGATTCCGAATGGATCTTTCACTATGTCGGAGTTTTGCTGAGGAATTTCAGCTGCTGCACGAATACATTTATTTACACGGTGACTCAGTCGAAATTCAGGGAGCAGCTGATCGGCGCGGTGAAATACCCGGTCACCTCGGTGCTTCAGTTCATGAATAAAGCCGCGTCCTGA